A DNA window from Ranitomeya imitator isolate aRanImi1 chromosome 2, aRanImi1.pri, whole genome shotgun sequence contains the following coding sequences:
- the WNT9B gene encoding protein Wnt-9b encodes MPAGLHLFLAALPLLTLLGQPVDAYFGLTSKESLSHYTSPSTATGSNHNRPHLKQCDLLPLTRRQKRLCRKEPGLAEALKEAVRLGIVECQYQLRSERWNCSLQGRGSLLKRGFKETAFLYAVSSAALTHSLAKACSGGKMERCTCDDSPGLESQRAWQWGVCGDNLRHSTRFLQNFLGQRKGGRDMRAKVDLHNTNAGIKAVKSGLKTTCKCHGVSGSCAVRTCWKQLSPFHETGALLKAKYDNAVKVLGATNEAVGGHESLGHSFAGRSPRSTDLVYLEDSPSFCRASRFSPGTTGRVCFRETTCDSLCCGRGYNTQSRMVTFSCHCQVHWCCHVECQKCVQQQDTYTCKQ; translated from the exons GTTAACTAGCAAGGAGTCACTGTCACACTACACGTCCCCTTCAACTGCAACTGGCAGTAACCACAATCGACCCCACCTCAAGCAGTGTGATCTGCTGCCCCTCACTCGAAGGCAGAAGAGATTGTGTCGAAAGGAACCAGGTTTGGCAGAAGCACTTAAGGAAGCCGTTCGATTGGGCATTGTGGAATGCCAATACCAGCTGCGAAGTGAGCGCTGGAACTGCAGTTTACAAGGCAGAGGGAGTCTCCTAAAAAGAG GATTTAAAGAGACAGCATTCCTTTATGCGGTGTCTTCTGCAGCTTTGACTCACTCGCTAGCTAAGGCTTGCAGTGGAGGTAAGATGGAGCGCTGCACATGTGATGATTCTCCTGGGCTAGAGAGCCAGCGAGCGTGGCAGTGGGGCGTCTGTGGAGATAATCTACGCCATAGCACCCGCTTTCTTCAGAACTTCTTGGGTCAAAGAAAAGGAGGAAGAGACATGAGAGCCAAGGTGGATCTTCATAACACCAATGCTGGAATTAAG GCTGTAAAGAGTGGACTAAAGACGACATGTAAGTGCCATGGAGTGTCTGGTTCATGTGCAGTGCGCACTTGTTGGAAACAACTCTCCCCTTTCCACGAGACAGGAGCTTTACTTAAAGCAAAGTACGACAATGCAGTGAAAGTCTTGGGAGCCACCAATGAGGCAGTGGGAGGTCATGAGTCTTTAGGACACTCATTTGCCGGCCGCTCTCCAAGATCCACTGATTTAGTCTACCTCGAGGATTCTCCCAGTTTCTGTCGTGCCAGTCGCTTTTCACCTGGCACTACGGGAAGAGTCTGTTTTCGGGAGACCACCTGTGACAGCCTGTGCTGTGGAAGAGGGTACAACACTCAGAGTCGAATGGTCACCTTTTCTTGCCACTGTCAAGTGCATTGGTGCTGCCATGTGGAGTGTCAAAAGTGTGTACAGCAACAAGACACCTATACCTGCAAACAATGA